The sequence TCGGGCAGTTCCGAACGCGCCGAGGTCATCAGGTCGGCGACGAACGCCTCCATCCGGTGGCCCATCTCCAGGGCAACCGGTCGAAGGATGTTGTCTCCCCGAGAAATACCGCCAATAGATGTCGTCATGGATCCGGCCGATCTTGCGGTCGACCTTTTCGCCGCCGAGCAGCACACCGGGGTAGCCGCGGTAGGCGAGTGCGGTGCACATGCGCCAGTATTTGCCGACCCCGCCGACATGGCCGAGGAACGTGGACAGTTTGCCGACCATATTGGATCCGCGCTACCAGGAGTCGGTGGCGTAGAGGGTCTTGCCGACGATGTCCTCGCAGATCGTCACCCAATTCGTCCTGCGCTTCGGGGGTCCCCTCGATGATTTCGACGCCCTCGGTGCGAGCGTGCTCGATCAGGTCGGTGACCCGGTCGACCGCCTTGAAGAACGTCGAAAGCCCGGTCGGTGACGGGGCGATCGGGAATGCCGTCGACTTCGAGGGCGAATCTCGAAGCCGGCGAACGACCAGTTGTGTTGCTTGGCCTGGTAGGCGACGTAGCGGCCGGAGAAGCCCGCTCCGACACAGATGACGTCGAGCGGTTCGGAGGTGGAGTGTGCCATGGGAGTGCCGTCGGGGTGTCCGGATGCGTGTGCATCGTGCAGGGGACAGGGATGCGGTGGGCGCATGACCACTGATCATATGACTATGACAAGTGACGCATAAATTATTGCCGGTTTCGCCAGTCGTCAACAGGAGCTCGCTCGCGCCCATCGCGGTGACCCAGCTAGCCGCGCGGAAGCTTGCACAGGTACTGGCATACCTCGTCGACCGCCTGCTTCGCCTGCGCGAACACGCCGATTTCGGTAATGAAGCCGTGGAAGACGCCGGTATGTCTCGTCAGGGAGACGGGGACGCCGTCGCGCCGCAGCCGCTGCCCGTATGCCTCGGCGTCGTCCCGAATCGGGTCGACCTCCGCGGTGATGATCAGCGCGGGCGGCAGATCACGCAGCGACTCGGCACGCAAAGGGGCTGCGAGGTGGTCACCGCCCGGGTGGTCCACACCGACGTACTGCTCCCAGAACCAGCGTGCGTCGGAGGCGCTGAGCAGTGGCGCGTCGGCGAATTCCGACCACGACCGCGCGGTGAACGTGTCGTCGACAGCGGGGTAGGCGAGCACCTGCGCCACGGGCAGGGCGCTGCCTTCCTCGCGTCGGTGCAGGCACAGGGCGGCGGCGAGGTTGCCACCCGCGGAGTCGCCGCCGACCGCGATCCTTTCCCGGTCGATGCCTAGCTCCGGCGCTCTCCGGGTCAGCCACGCGTAGGCGTCGATGCAGTCTTCGAGCGCTGCCGGGTACGGGTTCTCCGGAGCCAGGCGGTATTCCAGGGACACGACCGTCCAGCCGCCCGACCCCGCGGCGATCGCGCGACACAGCTCGTCGGCCCCGTCCAGGGTGCCCAGGACGAAGCCACCGCCGTGTAGGTAGACGAGGGCGGGACCGGAGCCGCCGGAAACGGCGCCGTCCGCGCGGTACACGCGGGCCCCGATCGCACCCGCTCGGGTCGGCACGGTCAGCTGTTCGACATGGTCGAGCGGCGTGATCGACTCGCCGGACGGAGCCGTGTTCAGAAGCGCCCTGGTCTGCTGTGGACCCAGCTCGCGGGCGGGTTTCTGCAGAACGCGCGTGATCAACCGGGCCGCAGCCTGGGCATCGTCGTCGAGCAGACTCCACCAGGCGGGAGCGTCGTCGTTCATTTCGAAACCTCGCAAGTCATTGACAGGAAGTGATCTGTACCTCACCATCATAGTCATACGACCAAGACAAATGACTGTAAGTCGGAGTTTCTGCGGATGCACTGCTGACGGTGAACCGCGCAACACGATCTTGTCGAACTGAAAGGACAACAAGATGACCGAAACGACGATCGGTCCCGCGACGCGCGGGGCTGACGCGGTCGGCGGGGTCGACATTCGGATCGAGGACGACGCGAGTCCGATCGTCCGGCTGATCGGCCGCACGATCACCGATTCCGTCCGGGCTGACGGCTCCGTTCCGGGGTCGGTGGAAGGCACAGTCGCCGTCCGCTCCCACGACACCCCGCAGGCCGCGACGATCAGCATCTCCCAGGGAGCAATCGCGGTGTCGAGTGGTGTGTTCGTCGAGCCTGACGTCACCCTGACCGTCGACCTGAACGGCCGGTTCACCCTGGTCGGAAAGCCCCTCGGCGCAGGCGATCTCGCTGTCGCGGCGCGTGCGCTGCTGTCGCCGCCGCTGCCGGATTGGAAGGCTGCCGCGGATTCATTCTGGGCCGCGGCCCGGTCGGTGCCGGGCATACCGGACATGCTCATTGCGATCACCGAGGGCTCCGACGGGCTGGATCAGCACGTCGTCGGCGAGGGCGAGAGCCATTACGTCATCGCCGGCCCGCCGGAGCTGCTGGCCGGCATCTTCTCGGGCGCCGACGACCTGATCGCCGCACTGTCCACCGGCCTGATCGGCGTCCGCGGCACATTCTCTCAGCTGTCGGTCCTGGTCGCCGCATCCTGGAAGGTTCGTTACGATGTCTGAAACTATTTCCGCTGCAACGGAGCTCGAGACTCCCGTGCACACGGTCCGGCTCGAGTCCACCAACCACGACGGTAGCTTCCTCGGCAAGAATCTGGCGCCCAAGAAGTTCGCTGCGAGCGCCGGCTCGGGCTTCGCGATGGCTGATCTCCTGTTCGGCCTCGACCTCGGCAACGCCCCGACCTTCGGCTTCGCCTTCCCCGAATGGCGTGGGCATGTGTCCGACGTGCAGTTCCGGCCTGACATGTCGACGCTAGTGCAGTGGGCGCCGGGCCTGCAGTCGGTGATCGGCGATTACTGGCAGGCCGACGGCACCCCGATCGGGACCTGTCCGCGCAATCTGGCCCGCAAGCTGGTCGACCGGCTCGCCACGCGCGGTTTCACCGCGACCATCGCGGTCGAGATCGAGGCCACCCTGTTCCAGGAATCCATCCACGAGGCCCGGGCCAAGGGGTACCGCGACCTGACCCCGCTCGGCGGTTCCGCAGGCACCGCATACCACCTCGCGAGGTCGAAGGACTGGGTCGACTACATGTCGGCGGTCGCCCGCCGTCTCGACGAGATCGGCATCGAGTGGGAAGCGTGGAGCGACGAGGACGCGGCGGGTCAGGTCGAACTCAATCTCGTCCCCGGCGACCCGGTCTCGGTGTGCGACAACTGGGCTCGCGCCCGACAGGTGATGCGTGAGGTGGCGTTCGAGTTCGGGCACACCGTGACCTTCATGGCCAAGCCGACCGCCGGATACGGCCAGGCCTCGCACGTCAACCTGTCCCTGCAGCGCGACGGCGTCAACGCCTTCTACGCCCCGGACGGGCCGACGGACACCATGCGGCATGCGGTCGGCGGGCTGCTCGCGACCATGCGTGGGGCGTCATCGGTGATGCTCCCGCAGATCACCTCCTACCGCCGCCTGGTCGACCTGAGCGGCCCGCCCACGACGGTCACCTGGGGCATCGCCAACAAGAGCACCGCGGTGCGCGCCGTGTGCGGTCACCCGGCCTACTCCCGCCTCGAGTACCGCGTTCCCGGCGCCGACGCCAACCTGTATCTCGCGGTCGCGGCCATTCTCGGCGGTGTGATCGCCGGCCTCGACGGCGGAATCGAGCCGCCCGAGCCGGTCAGCGACCTGGCCTGGTGTGTGCCCGACCTCGAGCGGCTGCCCGACACCATCACCAAGGCGGCCGACGCGCTGGAGGCCGACCTGATCCTGCGTGAGCAGCTCGGCGACGAGTTCGTCGACTACTGGGTGGGCACCCGCCGCTGGGAGTGGATGCAGTTCCACACTACGGGCGGTGATCCGTTCGCCGAGCTCTCCGAGTGGGAGTCGGCGCGATACTTCGAGTTCCCGTGACCGCGGGAATCTCGCCGCCGGGCGCCGTACGGCCGATGATCGGTATCACCGGCAGACGGGTCCGGCTGGGGTTGGTCGAGGGACTGGACAAACGCTACGGGCATCTGTTCGCCGACACCTTCATGTCCGACTTCTCGGAGCGGATCGCCAGGGCCGGTGGTGTTCCGGTGAACCTGCCGTACGACGCCGACCCGGAAGCGCTGTGCCACTGGCTGTCCGGTGTGGTCATCACCGGCGGTCAAGATGTTCACCCCGCGTGCTGGGGTGGCGATCCGTCGGTAGTCCGGGACGTGGACCCGCGGGATGATCCGATGGTCCACGACGCCGAACGCGACGAGTTCGAGATCGGGCTCGTGCGTGCCGCACTCGACCGGAACATTCCGGTTCTCGGCGTATGCCGGGGCCTGCAAATCCTGAACGTCACGCTCGGCGGCACGCTGATCCCGCATCTTCCGCCCGGCTCCGTCGAGCACCTGTCGGCTTCGCCTCCGCTCACCGACGGTGCCGACGACCATAAGGTGACTTTCGAGCCAGGCTCGATCGCGGAGGGGCTTTTCGGTGCCGGCACTGTGACCAACTCGTGGCACCACCAGGCGGTCGACCGTTGCGGTACCGGCCTTGTGGTGACGGGGCGCACGGCGGACGGCGTCGTCGAAGCGGTCGAGTTGCCCGGATCGCCGGTGCTTGGTGTCCAGTGGCATCCCGAGTGGATGGAGCGTGACGATCCGGCGCTGAGCTGGATCGTCGACGAGGGCAGTCGGCGCATTTGACCCAGGAAAGACGGTCGGCCGCCACCGAACGGTGGCGGCCGACCACTACTTTCAGGTCAGCGCGGTTTCACTCCACGCCCACCCAGGACACGAGCGAGCGCATGGCTTCCTCGGGCGAGGCCGCCTTCGGGGCCGGGGCCGCAGGCGCGGGGGCATCGCCGAGGTGGGCGGCCATCCAGGCGTCGAGCACACCGAGGGTGAGTTCGATCTGTCGCTCCGCCGCTGTGGGGTCGGTGAAGACCAGCCAGTTGAGTGCGAATCCGTCGGACAACGTAGACAGAATGTAGGTCAGTTCGTCGACGGTGTCGGAGTCGACCGACTGGCCCGCAGAGGTCGCCGCGGCCTCGAGGATCACCCGTATGGTCGCGAATGCCTCGTTGTACACCATCTTCGCCTGCTCGCCCTCCTGACGCTGGCCCCAGCTGATCAGCTCGACGATTGCCGCGCCGAAGTCCGGATTCGCCAGGTACCACTCCATCACGCCGCGCAACAGGGCGCGTGCGGTGGTCGTCACGTCATCATGGACATCGTTGCGTATCAACACTTCTCGATACAGTCGCGCGACGTGTTCGAAAACCGCCGCGAACAGTACCTCCTTCGTGGCGAAGCAGTAGTGCAGCGTGGCCAGCGGAGCGTTCGCCTCCTGCGCGATGCGGCGTGTGGTGGCGCCGTCGACCCCTTCGGCGGCGATCACGCGCACGGCCGCCGCCACCAGCTCGGCGCGACGTTCTGCAGCGGGAATGCGAGCCATGCCCCCTCCTGTCAACAGATTTGAACGGATGATCAAGTCGGTTCCACGTTACCAGTCGGAACGGTAGGCGGGCTGTCATAGTTGCCTGAAGAACCGTCGTGAGGCGCGTGCACGACATGAATCAATAGTCATATGCCTTGATCAGCCGACTCACTTTGGCTCACGGTATGAGCCGGATCACAGAGGCGGGGTCGGCGCACTCCGATGCGACCAACACCGGTTCCGAAGGACCAGACCCGTCATGACCGACGAACTCACGTGTCTCACTCCGACGCCGAAGCCATGGTCGACCTGATCATGCGAGACGGCGGCGTGATCATCGAAGGAAGCAATTTATGACAGAGATCCACCCGCAATCCGGACCCGGCCGTCCGGGGACTGCTCGCCCCGCGCCGAACAAGGCAGTGCTCATCGGTGTCGGCACGCTGCTGATCGTCCTGACCAACGCGGTCATCTTCATCCTGCCGCCGCTGTTGCCGATCATCCAGGCGCAGTACGGCCTCGCGACCGTGGCCGAGACGACGTGGCTATACACGGCGCTGACCCTCGGCGGGGGAGCGGGCTTCATCTTGCTACCGCGTCTCGCCGATCTGTACGGCGACCGTAACGCCGCGGTGGCGGCGTCCACATTCCTTGCCGTCGGTGCGCTCGTTCCGGCTGCCGGCGACTCGTACTCGACTCTTCTGGTCGGCTGTATTCTCATGGGATTCGGGGGCGCGGCGCAGCTGCTTCCGCTCGGTTTTCTGCGCCGCAATCTCGGTGCGGACGGCATCACGGTGGGTGTCGCGGTTCTGGTCGTCGCCACCGGTGTCGGCATCGTCGTGGGCATGATCGGCGGTGGCTTGATCGTCGAGAGTCTTTCGCTGCGAGGCTTTTTCATCATCCTCACCATAGTGTGCGCAGTGACGGCCATTGCGTGCCATGCCGTGATCCCACACACCCCGCCTGCTGAGCGTTCCGGCCGCATCGCGGTACTCGGCACGGTGTGGATGATCGCTTGGGTCGCCGCGATCCTGTTGACTCTGACGCAAGGCCTCGTGTGGGGCATCGCGGCACTCATTCCGTTGATAGCCGGCATCGTCGGGGGCATCGCCTGGGTGCGCGTCGAGCGCCGCTCGACCTCCGCGGTGTTCGACGTCGCACTGATGAAGGCGCCTTTGGTCACCGCGTCGTGCGTGTGTATCGCATTGTTCGCCGCGGTGAACTCGGCCTTCCTGCTGCTGCTCAGCACGTATGCCCAGATCACTCCCGAAAATCTTCGTCCAGCGGACGCCTACGGACTCGGGCTCAGCGCGCTGCAGACCGGCTGGCTCATGGCACCTTTCGCGGCGGCGTTCTTGATCCGCGGAACCGTACTCGAACGTGCCTTGTTCAACGGCCGTGGTGCGACCGTCTTTGTCATCGGAGCGCTCATCAGTGCATCGGGGCTGACCTGGCTCGCCGTCGCGCACGGCCAGCAGTGGCACTACCTCGCGGGCGCTGCCGTCATGGGTCTCGGAATCAGAATCGGCTACGCAGCGGGGTTCACCATGGTGCAGATGGCAGTGCCCGAGGAGAAAGCCGGGATGGCGGCCGGTATCGCCGGCACGTCCATGGCTGTGGGTTTCGCCTTCGGTACGGCACTGGTCAGCGCCGACCTCGGCGCCTCCTTGGTTCCGGTGGTCGGAACCGGTCTCGACGTCGCTGCCAAAGGTCTCTACGGCATCGGCTACTGGTTATCGGGACTTCTCGCTCTGCTCGTCGTGGTGACCGTGCTGGTCTCACGCGCCCGCTCCGGTCGGCGCGTCTGCGCTGCCGCATCCTGAAAGTGGCTGGGTCGATCGCCGCCCCAGACCGTGCGCGATGATTCGTGCGGGCAGCCGCTGCCGTGGCGCTCACTATCACTCCACGCTCACCCAGGACACGAGCTTGGCGGGTGAGGCCTGCGAGGGGTGGGCGGCCGGTCCGGAGGTGTTGTCGAGGTGGGCGGCCATCCAGGCGTTGAGCACACCGAGGGTGAGTTCGATCTGTCGTTCCGCCGCTGTGCGGTCGGAGAACACCAGCCAGTTGAGCGCGAATCCGTCCGACAATGTGGATATGTTGTAGGTCAGTGCGTCGATGGTGTCCGGGTCCAACTTCTCGATACTGTCCGGCGTCGGAATCGAAGACCGCCGCGAGCTCGGCGCGACGTTCAGTGGCGTGGATGCGAGCCATGCCCTCTCGTGTCAACAGATCTGAACGGATGATCAAGTCGGCTTCCGGTTACTGATCAGAACGGGCAACCAGCCGCCATATCGGCGCGTAAACCGACCTCTGGGTGAGTGACCCTACTTGTCATAGTCAGTTGCCTTGATCATTTGACTATGTTCTTCTAGGCTATGACCGAGACCACAGTCCGGCACCATCGGTGATCGGAAGGGTCGCGGGCCTCGAGCTCACCGCGGATGCGCCGTCACGACGAGAGATCGCGAGCTGCATCCGCATCGCACCCGACAAGCGTGAAGGATGACCATGACCGGAGTCGAATCAGTTCCCCGGGACCGCGCGATCGCACTCGATCGCATGGCTGTGGACCCGCCGATCGACACCGTCGTCGGCCTGCTGGCGGTCCAGGCCGCCCGCTGTCCCGACCGCGAGTTCCTCCGGTTCGCGGAAGGGTCATGGACATTCGGCGAAATCGATGACTGGTCCTCGCGCCTGGCGCACCGACTCGTCGCCGAAGACGGGGTGTGCGCAGGCGATCGGGTCGCGATCATGTTGCCCAACGTGGTGCAGTGGCCGGTCGCCTGGCTTGCGATCCTCGGGGCAGGCGGCGTCGCGGTGCCGGTGAACTCGTCTTACCAGCGCGCAGACCTCGAATTCGTGCTGCGGGACTCCGGCGCCCGGGTGATGTTCACCGACGCCGCGCACACCCCGCTCGTCGAAGAGGTGCGCGTCGCCAATGACGATCTGGCCGATGTCCGGATCGTCGAAGTCGGTGCACGCAACGAGGTCACGCAGTATCCGGCGGAGAGGCCGGGGGTTGTCATGTCCGGCGAAACCCTCGCGAACCTCCAATACACCTCAGGTACAACTGGATTCCCCAAAGCCTGCATGCTCACCCACGATTACTGGACCCGGCTGGGCTGGGTCTGCGCGAACGCAACCGGCCTCGGCCCCGACGACGTGGCGCTCACCTCGCAGCCGTTCTCCTACA comes from Rhodococcus oxybenzonivorans and encodes:
- a CDS encoding gamma-glutamyl-gamma-aminobutyrate hydrolase family protein, yielding MTAGISPPGAVRPMIGITGRRVRLGLVEGLDKRYGHLFADTFMSDFSERIARAGGVPVNLPYDADPEALCHWLSGVVITGGQDVHPACWGGDPSVVRDVDPRDDPMVHDAERDEFEIGLVRAALDRNIPVLGVCRGLQILNVTLGGTLIPHLPPGSVEHLSASPPLTDGADDHKVTFEPGSIAEGLFGAGTVTNSWHHQAVDRCGTGLVVTGRTADGVVEAVELPGSPVLGVQWHPEWMERDDPALSWIVDEGSRRI
- a CDS encoding TetR/AcrR family transcriptional regulator; the protein is MARIPAAERRAELVAAAVRVIAAEGVDGATTRRIAQEANAPLATLHYCFATKEVLFAAVFEHVARLYREVLIRNDVHDDVTTTARALLRGVMEWYLANPDFGAAIVELISWGQRQEGEQAKMVYNEAFATIRVILEAAATSAGQSVDSDTVDELTYILSTLSDGFALNWLVFTDPTAAERQIELTLGVLDAWMAAHLGDAPAPAAPAPKAASPEEAMRSLVSWVGVE
- a CDS encoding glutamine synthetase family protein, with the translated sequence MSETISAATELETPVHTVRLESTNHDGSFLGKNLAPKKFAASAGSGFAMADLLFGLDLGNAPTFGFAFPEWRGHVSDVQFRPDMSTLVQWAPGLQSVIGDYWQADGTPIGTCPRNLARKLVDRLATRGFTATIAVEIEATLFQESIHEARAKGYRDLTPLGGSAGTAYHLARSKDWVDYMSAVARRLDEIGIEWEAWSDEDAAGQVELNLVPGDPVSVCDNWARARQVMREVAFEFGHTVTFMAKPTAGYGQASHVNLSLQRDGVNAFYAPDGPTDTMRHAVGGLLATMRGASSVMLPQITSYRRLVDLSGPPTTVTWGIANKSTAVRAVCGHPAYSRLEYRVPGADANLYLAVAAILGGVIAGLDGGIEPPEPVSDLAWCVPDLERLPDTITKAADALEADLILREQLGDEFVDYWVGTRRWEWMQFHTTGGDPFAELSEWESARYFEFP
- a CDS encoding alpha/beta hydrolase, with the protein product MNDDAPAWWSLLDDDAQAAARLITRVLQKPARELGPQQTRALLNTAPSGESITPLDHVEQLTVPTRAGAIGARVYRADGAVSGGSGPALVYLHGGGFVLGTLDGADELCRAIAAGSGGWTVVSLEYRLAPENPYPAALEDCIDAYAWLTRRAPELGIDRERIAVGGDSAGGNLAAALCLHRREEGSALPVAQVLAYPAVDDTFTARSWSEFADAPLLSASDARWFWEQYVGVDHPGGDHLAAPLRAESLRDLPPALIITAEVDPIRDDAEAYGQRLRRDGVPVSLTRHTGVFHGFITEIGVFAQAKQAVDEVCQYLCKLPRG
- a CDS encoding MFS transporter is translated as MTEIHPQSGPGRPGTARPAPNKAVLIGVGTLLIVLTNAVIFILPPLLPIIQAQYGLATVAETTWLYTALTLGGGAGFILLPRLADLYGDRNAAVAASTFLAVGALVPAAGDSYSTLLVGCILMGFGGAAQLLPLGFLRRNLGADGITVGVAVLVVATGVGIVVGMIGGGLIVESLSLRGFFIILTIVCAVTAIACHAVIPHTPPAERSGRIAVLGTVWMIAWVAAILLTLTQGLVWGIAALIPLIAGIVGGIAWVRVERRSTSAVFDVALMKAPLVTASCVCIALFAAVNSAFLLLLSTYAQITPENLRPADAYGLGLSALQTGWLMAPFAAAFLIRGTVLERALFNGRGATVFVIGALISASGLTWLAVAHGQQWHYLAGAAVMGLGIRIGYAAGFTMVQMAVPEEKAGMAAGIAGTSMAVGFAFGTALVSADLGASLVPVVGTGLDVAAKGLYGIGYWLSGLLALLVVVTVLVSRARSGRRVCAAAS